The DNA region GCCCCGCCGGGCCCCGGCTATACCATCGATGCCGACCAACTGGCGGACATCCTCGGTTCGAAGGATCTCGTCATCCTCGACGCCCGAGGCCCCAAAGCACACCGCAAGGGGCATATCCCGGGGGCCATCCCGGTGAGTTGGCAGGGCTTCGCCGTTACCGTTGGACGGCCTGGAAGCTCCAAGTGGGGTGTCGCCTTTGCCCCACAGGAGCTGTCCGGAAAGTTCGGGGAACTGGGTGTTGATGCTGCCACCTCGGTGGTCGTCTACGGAGATCCTCTGGGCGGCCGGGGAGAAGACGGCCGGTTCGTGTGGATGCTCCTGATGCTCGGCGTTGAAAAAGCCCGCATCCTCAACGGAGGTTTCCCTTTCTGGCAAGGGAACGGCTATCCTGTTTCCAGGGAGAAGGTCGATCCGGTCCCGGTCACCTTCGGAGACGTTATCCCGGTCGACGGGTTCACGGTGGACTCGAAGTGGGTCCACCAGCGTCTGGGAAGCGCGCGCATCGTGGACAGCCGCACGGCAATGGAGTTCAACGGCTCACGCAAGCGAGGAGAGGCCAGGGGCGGCCACATTCCCGGGGCCGTTCTGATTCCCTACCTCTCCCTTTTCCGGGAAGACGGCCGTCTGAAGACCCTCGGTGAGCTGAAGGCGCTCTTTGAAACCGCGGGACTGGAAGAGGACGACGAGATCGCGGCCTACTGCACGGCCGGGATCCGGTCGTCTTTCATGGTACTGGCACTCCGGATGGCCGGGTACGGGAAGGCCGCCAACTACGACCAGTCGTTCTTCAGGTGGGCGGCGGATAAGAGTCTTCCCGTGGAATGAGGGGAGACCCGAGTTGAGAGTTGAAGTTCCGGGTTGGACTTTTTACGACTCTATCAAGGGTTGAGGGTTGCCGGTTTTATAGTGCGCATGTGCACCGGTGCACTGGATCTCCTGATTCCTGACCGGCTTGTCCTCCGTAGCCTATTATGCCCATCAGTTTCACCGCCTGTTGCACACGGTCGTGTGCATAATCCCGTGTTATATTTGACTATTTTTTGACAAAGTCCGGAACCGCAGTAAGCTTGGCTGTAATCTGGCCATGTGGGTGATCGCAATGGCGGCCTTGTTTACGATCCCGGCCGTTGTACCGGGAGCCTTCGCCTCGAACACGGTGACGTTGCCCCTGTTCGAACCGGAGGGGTTCTACCGCGATACCGGGGGGCCGGAGGTGGAGGTCAGGAGCATCCCGTCGTCTTATATCACCATCTCCATTAATGGAGTGTACGTCCAGGACGTTCAGGTGACTGACCCGGTTACGGGAAGCAGCCTGG from bacterium includes:
- a CDS encoding rhodanese-like domain-containing protein, translated to MRIAPALTVFFLFLIQLPVLPGGGAPPGPGYTIDADQLADILGSKDLVILDARGPKAHRKGHIPGAIPVSWQGFAVTVGRPGSSKWGVAFAPQELSGKFGELGVDAATSVVVYGDPLGGRGEDGRFVWMLLMLGVEKARILNGGFPFWQGNGYPVSREKVDPVPVTFGDVIPVDGFTVDSKWVHQRLGSARIVDSRTAMEFNGSRKRGEARGGHIPGAVLIPYLSLFREDGRLKTLGELKALFETAGLEEDDEIAAYCTAGIRSSFMVLALRMAGYGKAANYDQSFFRWAADKSLPVE